From Oceanivirga salmonicida, the proteins below share one genomic window:
- a CDS encoding 3-oxoacid CoA-transferase subunit B, whose product MDKNEIRAFIAKRVAKEFKDGQVVNLGIGLPTTVANYISDDINIILQSENGFLGLGPYPEEGKEDKDIVNAGGQYVTIKKGGQFFDSATSFMIIRGGHVDTTVLGALQVDKEGNLANWMIPGKIVPGMGGAMDLVVGAKKVIVAMEHTQKGNKKILEKCTLPLTATKQVNMIITEMGVFDITEDGLVMIEKNPIFTFEEIQDATGTKIIVSEDLKDMIV is encoded by the coding sequence ATGGATAAAAATGAGATAAGAGCTTTTATTGCAAAAAGAGTTGCTAAAGAATTTAAAGATGGACAAGTAGTAAATTTAGGTATAGGTTTACCTACAACAGTAGCAAATTATATATCTGATGATATAAATATTATTTTACAATCTGAAAATGGGTTTTTAGGACTTGGTCCTTACCCAGAAGAAGGTAAAGAAGATAAAGATATAGTTAATGCTGGAGGGCAATATGTAACTATAAAAAAAGGTGGACAATTTTTTGATTCAGCAACTTCTTTTATGATTATTAGAGGAGGACATGTAGATACTACTGTTCTTGGAGCACTTCAAGTTGATAAAGAAGGAAATCTTGCAAATTGGATGATACCAGGTAAAATAGTTCCTGGTATGGGTGGAGCAATGGACCTTGTGGTAGGAGCTAAAAAAGTTATAGTTGCCATGGAACATACACAAAAAGGAAATAAAAAAATATTAGAAAAATGTACATTACCACTTACAGCAACAAAACAAGTTAATATGATTATAACTGAAATGGGTGTTTTTGATATTACTGAAGATGGTTTAGTAATGATAGAGAAAAATCCTATATTTACATTTGAGGAAATACAAGATGCTACTGGAACTAAGATAATAGTTTCAGAAGATTTAAAAGATATGATTGTATAA
- a CDS encoding CoA transferase subunit A, whose amino-acid sequence MMSKVKDIDFVLNEIKDGSVLMIGGFLGAGTPHKIVDKLVERNVKDLTIIANDTSFVDYGIGKLIANKQVKRVIASHIGTNKETGNQMNTGFIEVELVPQGTLAERIRAKGAGLGAIVTPTGIGTIVEENKQKLTIDGKEYLVEEAIGADYALIFGSIVDKSGNIFYAKSTKNFNPLMATAANKVIVEAQKIVEVGELDPDVVMTSGIFVDSIVGGSNG is encoded by the coding sequence TTGATGAGTAAAGTTAAAGATATTGATTTCGTATTAAACGAAATAAAAGATGGTAGTGTTTTAATGATTGGTGGATTTCTTGGAGCAGGAACACCACATAAAATAGTTGATAAATTAGTAGAGAGAAATGTAAAAGATCTTACTATAATAGCTAATGATACTTCATTTGTTGATTATGGTATAGGGAAATTAATTGCTAATAAACAAGTTAAAAGAGTTATAGCTTCTCATATTGGAACTAATAAAGAAACTGGAAATCAAATGAATACAGGTTTTATTGAAGTTGAATTAGTTCCACAAGGAACTTTAGCAGAAAGAATTAGAGCAAAAGGAGCAGGACTTGGTGCAATTGTTACTCCTACTGGTATTGGAACAATTGTTGAAGAAAATAAACAAAAATTGACAATTGATGGTAAAGAGTATTTAGTTGAGGAAGCAATTGGAGCTGATTATGCATTAATTTTTGGTAGTATAGTTGATAAATCAGGAAATATTTTTTATGCAAAATCAACTAAAAATTTTAATCCTTTAATGGCAACAGCAGCTAATAAAGTTATTGTTGAAGCTCAAAAAATAGTTGAAGTTGGTGAATTAGACCCTGATGTTGTTATGACATCTGGTATTTTTGTGGATTCTATAGTAGGAGGTTCAAATGGATAA
- a CDS encoding short-chain fatty acid transporter — MFKKFTKACVSMVEKYLPDPFLFAIVLTIFIFVSGIIFTGQSAFQMISHWSNGFWELLAFSMQMALVLVTGHVLAKAPLVEKLIKKIASISQSRKGAIALVSVVSIIASWLNWGFGLIIGTLIAKEVAKKVKGVDYRLLIATGYSAFIVWHAGFSGSIPLKIASASSDLSKITKGALTAPIPTSETIFAPMTLIPMFLILVFMPLLNVAMTPSKEETFSIDPRLLEEPVEEEIIKSKMTPADKLENSPILSIIIGLMGLVYIFSYFLNNGFELNLNIVNFIFLFLGIILHYTPKRFLNAVNVAVKGTAGILIQFPFYAGIMGMMVGGGEGVVSLAAQISNFFVSISNQTTFPLFSFISAGVVNVFVPSGGGQWAVQGPIMMPAGQLLGVPAAKTAMAIAWGDAWTNLIQPFWALPALGIAGLKAKDIMGYCLVNLIVFGFLIGLCLMFIPV; from the coding sequence ATGTTTAAAAAATTTACAAAGGCATGTGTAAGTATGGTTGAAAAATATCTTCCAGATCCATTTTTATTTGCAATAGTACTTACAATATTTATTTTTGTATCTGGAATTATTTTTACAGGGCAATCTGCATTTCAGATGATATCACATTGGTCAAATGGTTTTTGGGAATTATTAGCTTTTTCAATGCAAATGGCATTAGTTTTAGTAACAGGTCATGTTTTAGCAAAAGCCCCACTTGTTGAAAAATTAATTAAAAAGATAGCATCTATTTCACAATCAAGAAAGGGAGCAATAGCATTAGTAAGTGTTGTTTCTATTATTGCATCATGGTTAAATTGGGGATTTGGACTTATTATAGGAACTCTAATTGCAAAAGAAGTTGCTAAAAAAGTTAAAGGAGTAGATTATAGATTATTAATTGCTACAGGTTATTCTGCATTTATAGTATGGCATGCAGGTTTTTCTGGGTCAATACCTTTAAAAATTGCATCAGCATCATCAGACCTATCAAAAATAACTAAAGGAGCATTAACAGCTCCAATTCCTACTTCTGAAACAATATTCGCACCAATGACTTTAATACCAATGTTTCTTATATTAGTATTTATGCCATTGTTAAATGTTGCTATGACACCATCTAAAGAAGAAACATTTTCTATAGACCCTCGTTTATTAGAAGAGCCTGTAGAAGAAGAAATAATTAAATCAAAAATGACACCAGCTGATAAATTAGAAAATTCACCCATTCTTTCAATTATAATAGGATTAATGGGATTAGTATATATATTTAGTTATTTTTTAAATAATGGATTTGAATTAAATCTTAATATAGTTAATTTTATATTTTTATTTTTAGGAATTATTTTACATTATACTCCTAAAAGATTTTTAAATGCAGTTAATGTTGCAGTAAAAGGAACAGCAGGAATATTAATACAATTTCCATTTTATGCAGGTATAATGGGAATGATGGTTGGTGGAGGTGAAGGAGTAGTTTCACTTGCAGCACAAATATCTAACTTTTTTGTTAGTATATCTAATCAAACAACTTTCCCTTTATTTAGTTTTATAAGTGCAGGAGTTGTTAATGTGTTTGTTCCTTCTGGTGGAGGTCAATGGGCGGTACAAGGTCCTATAATGATGCCAGCAGGACAATTACTAGGAGTTCCAGCAGCAAAAACAGCTATGGCAATTGCATGGGGAGATGCTTGGACTAACTTAATTCAACCGTTTTGGGCATTACCAGCATTAGGTATAG
- the pflA gene encoding pyruvate formate-lyase-activating protein: MKKGYVHSFESFGTKDGPGIRFVLFVQGCPLRCLYCHNVDTWNVKDRKKELTPEEVFHEIYKVRGFIKTGGVTISGGEPLTQPDFIKEIFKLCKENGIHTALDTSGYIFTNRTKEVLEYVDLVLLDIKHIDPEKYKVLTSVNLAPTLKFAEYLQEINKPVWLRYVLVPGYTDDEKDLHNWAKYCSKFTNVERVDILPFHQMGTPKWELMKKKYLLKDNATPTKEEVIKAEDILASYGLPVKLTNR; the protein is encoded by the coding sequence ATGAAAAAAGGATATGTGCATTCATTTGAGAGTTTTGGAACAAAAGATGGACCTGGTATTAGGTTTGTTTTATTTGTTCAAGGGTGTCCTTTGAGATGTCTTTATTGTCATAATGTAGATACTTGGAATGTTAAAGATAGAAAAAAAGAACTTACACCAGAAGAAGTATTTCATGAAATATACAAAGTAAGAGGATTTATTAAAACTGGTGGAGTTACTATATCAGGTGGAGAACCTTTAACACAACCGGATTTTATCAAAGAAATATTTAAACTTTGTAAGGAAAATGGTATACATACAGCATTAGATACATCAGGCTATATTTTTACTAATAGAACCAAAGAAGTTTTAGAATATGTAGATTTGGTACTACTTGATATAAAGCATATAGATCCTGAAAAATATAAGGTTCTTACATCAGTTAACTTAGCACCAACTTTAAAGTTTGCTGAATATTTACAAGAAATAAATAAACCAGTATGGCTTAGATATGTTTTAGTACCAGGTTATACAGATGATGAGAAGGATTTACATAATTGGGCTAAGTATTGTTCTAAATTTACTAATGTGGAAAGAGTAGATATATTACCATTCCATCAAATGGGAACACCAAAGTGGGAACTTATGAAAAAGAAATATCTTTTAAAAGATAATGCTACTCCTACCAAAGAAGAAGTTATTAAGGCAGAAGATATATTGGCTTCATATGGATTACCTGTAAAGCTTACAAATAGATAA